A stretch of the Macaca mulatta isolate MMU2019108-1 chromosome 14, T2T-MMU8v2.0, whole genome shotgun sequence genome encodes the following:
- the OR6T1 gene encoding olfactory receptor 6T1, whose product MNSENWTQVRTFVLLGFPSSHLLQFLVFLGLMTTYIVTAIGNLLIIVLSWIDRRLHTQMYFFLWNLSFLELLLVTVVVPKMLVVILTRDHTISFVSCIIQSNLYFFLGTTDFFLLAVMSLDRYLAICRPLHYETLMSGHVCSQLVLASWLAGFLWVLCPTVLMASLPFCGPNGIDHFFCDSWPLLRLSCGDTHLLEMVTFMLSTSVLLGSLTLTSVSYACILATVLGAPTAVERRKAFSTCASHLTVVVIIYGSSIFLYVRMSEAQSKLLSKGASVLSCIITPLLNPFIFTLCNDKAQKALRDALGWLRLTAVMKLRVTSQRK is encoded by the coding sequence ATGAACTCTGAAAACTGGACTCAGGTAAGAACCTTTGTTCTTCTGGGTTTTCCCAGTAGCCACCTCCTACAGTTCCTGGTGTTCCTGGGGTTAATGACCACCTACATTGTAACAGCCATAGGCAACCTGCTAATTATTGTGCTCAGCTGGATAGACCGACGCCTGCACACACAGATGTATTTCTTCCTGTGGAATTTATCCTTCCTGGAGCTGTTGCTGGTAACTGTTGTGGTTCCCAAGATGCTTGTCGTCATCCTCACGAGGGATCACACCATCTCATTTGTTAGCTGCATCATCCAGTCCAACCTCTACTTCTTTCTAGGCACCACTGACTTCTTCCTCTTGGCCGTCATGTCTCTGGATCGTTACCTAGCAATCTGCCGACCACTCCACTATGAAACCCTGATGAGTGGCCATGTCTGTTCCCAGCTAGTGCTGGCCTCCTGGCTAGCTGGATTCCTCTGGGTCCTTTGCCCCACTGTCCTCATGGCCAGCCTGCCTTTCTGTGGCCCCAATGGAATTGACCACTTCTTTTGTGACAGTTGGCCCTTGCTCAGACTCTCTTGTGGGGACACCCATCTGCTGGAAATGGTGACCTTCATGCTCTCTACGTCAGTGTTACTGGGCTCACTGactctgacctcagtttcctATGCCTGCATTCTTGCCACTGTTCTCGGGGCTCCCACAGCTGTTGAGCGAAGGAAAGCGTTCTCCACTTGCGCCTCGCATCTCACAGTGGTGGTCATCATCTATGGCAGTTCCATCTTTCTCTACGTTCGTATGTCAGAGGCTCAGTCCAAACTGCTCAGCAAAGGTGCCTCCGTCCTAAGCTGCATCATCACACCCCTCTTGAACCCATTCATCTTCACTCTCTGCAATGACAAGGCGCAGAAAGCACTGAGAGACGCCCTGGGGTGGCTCAGGCTCACTGCTGTGATGAAACTGAGGGTCACAAGTCAAAGGAAATGA